A DNA window from Kitasatospora atroaurantiaca contains the following coding sequences:
- a CDS encoding [protein-PII] uridylyltransferase has product MTTTANPSDYSAARARLLAEPGRGGAQRRAALARLADGWLTELFTTAGAPPGTALVAVGGFGRGELSPRSDLDVVLLHEGPIDGELPERIWYPVWDGGVALDHSVRTLSEARAVAAEDLKAQLGLLDARHIAGDPALTASLRSAVLADWRATATKRLPELHQLCLERAERHGELSFLLEPDLKEARGGLRDVVALNAIAATWLADAPRDGLDAAAARLSDVRDALHLTTGRATERLGLHDQDQVAAHLGVLDADTLLRQVYEAARTISYAGDVTWRAVERVLASRSNRGRRVSRLAFPFSGVGRGAGAVARGAVERRPLAEGVVEQDGEAVLAQGARPAQDPVLPLRAAAAAAQAGLTVSYATVRRLAAETKALPVPWPDEAREQLITLLGAGEACIPVWEALEAEGLITRLLPDWERVRCRPQRNAVHTWTVDRHLVETAVKAAAMTRRVARPDLLLVAALLHDLGKGWPGDHSEAGEVIVRDVAVRMGFDKTDTETLALLVRHHLTLVDTATRRDPDDPATVDLITKVVGTLPHLELLHALTEADATATGPAAWSSWRASLVDGLAARVAAQLAGGSSFPADADPTAEEERLAVEAARTGGPALSLLAQSHQDAFSTEPMGVELTLAVPDQPGLLGTVAGVLALHRLTVRMASLRELDPVGAGPVLLLSWTVAAEYGELPEAARLRADLRRALDGSLDVARKLAERDAAAPRRRGIATPPPVVTVAQGASSSATILEVRAHDAPGLLHRIGRALDAAGVRVRTAHVSTLGADAVDAFYVTDAAGRPLGAEHARDVATAVQTALG; this is encoded by the coding sequence GTGACAACCACCGCCAACCCCTCCGACTACTCCGCTGCCAGAGCCCGGCTGCTCGCCGAACCCGGCCGAGGCGGTGCCCAGCGCCGAGCGGCCCTGGCCAGGCTGGCGGACGGCTGGCTCACCGAGCTGTTCACCACGGCCGGCGCACCGCCCGGGACGGCCCTGGTCGCGGTCGGCGGCTTCGGACGCGGCGAGCTCTCACCGCGCAGTGACCTCGACGTGGTGCTGCTGCACGAGGGCCCGATCGACGGTGAGCTGCCCGAACGGATCTGGTACCCCGTCTGGGACGGCGGTGTCGCCCTGGACCACTCCGTACGCACCCTCTCCGAGGCCCGGGCGGTGGCCGCCGAGGACCTCAAGGCCCAGCTCGGCCTGCTCGACGCCCGCCACATCGCCGGGGACCCGGCGCTGACCGCCTCGCTCCGCTCCGCGGTACTCGCCGACTGGCGGGCCACCGCGACCAAGCGGCTGCCGGAGCTCCACCAGCTCTGCCTCGAACGCGCCGAGCGGCACGGCGAGTTGTCCTTCCTGCTGGAGCCGGACCTGAAGGAGGCCAGGGGCGGGCTGCGCGACGTGGTCGCGCTCAACGCGATCGCCGCGACCTGGCTCGCCGACGCCCCCCGGGACGGCCTGGACGCCGCCGCCGCGCGCCTCAGCGACGTCCGCGACGCGCTGCACCTCACCACCGGCCGGGCCACCGAACGGCTCGGCCTGCACGACCAGGACCAGGTCGCCGCCCACCTCGGAGTGCTGGACGCCGACACCCTGCTGCGCCAGGTGTACGAGGCCGCCCGCACCATCAGCTACGCCGGTGACGTGACCTGGCGGGCCGTCGAACGCGTCCTCGCCTCCCGGAGCAACCGCGGCCGGCGGGTCTCGCGCCTCGCTTTCCCGTTCAGCGGTGTCGGGCGCGGCGCGGGGGCGGTGGCGCGCGGTGCCGTGGAGCGCCGGCCGCTCGCCGAGGGCGTGGTCGAGCAGGACGGCGAGGCCGTCCTCGCCCAGGGCGCCCGCCCCGCGCAGGACCCGGTGCTGCCGCTGCGGGCCGCCGCCGCGGCGGCGCAGGCGGGCCTCACCGTCTCGTACGCCACCGTGCGTCGGCTGGCCGCCGAGACCAAGGCGCTGCCGGTGCCGTGGCCGGACGAGGCGCGCGAACAGCTGATCACCCTGCTGGGCGCGGGGGAGGCCTGCATCCCGGTCTGGGAGGCGCTGGAGGCCGAGGGCCTGATCACCCGCCTGCTGCCCGACTGGGAGCGGGTCCGCTGCCGCCCGCAGCGCAACGCCGTGCACACCTGGACGGTCGACCGGCACCTGGTCGAGACGGCGGTCAAGGCGGCGGCCATGACCCGCCGGGTGGCCCGGCCCGACCTGCTGCTGGTCGCCGCGCTGCTGCACGACCTCGGAAAGGGCTGGCCCGGGGACCACTCGGAGGCGGGCGAGGTGATCGTCCGGGACGTGGCCGTCCGGATGGGCTTCGACAAGACCGACACCGAGACCCTGGCCCTGCTGGTACGCCACCACCTGACCCTCGTCGACACCGCGACCCGCCGTGACCCGGACGACCCGGCGACCGTCGATCTGATCACCAAGGTGGTCGGCACCCTGCCCCACCTGGAGCTGCTGCACGCCCTCACCGAGGCCGACGCCACCGCGACCGGCCCCGCGGCCTGGAGCAGCTGGCGGGCCTCGCTGGTGGACGGGCTGGCCGCCCGGGTGGCCGCGCAGCTCGCGGGCGGAAGCTCCTTCCCGGCGGACGCCGACCCGACCGCGGAGGAGGAGCGGCTGGCGGTGGAGGCCGCCCGTACCGGGGGCCCGGCGCTCTCCCTGCTGGCCCAGTCGCACCAGGACGCGTTCAGCACCGAGCCGATGGGCGTCGAACTCACCCTGGCCGTCCCGGACCAGCCGGGTCTGCTCGGCACCGTGGCCGGGGTGCTCGCCCTGCACCGGCTGACGGTCCGGATGGCGAGCCTGCGGGAACTCGACCCGGTCGGGGCCGGGCCCGTACTGCTGCTCTCCTGGACGGTCGCCGCCGAGTACGGCGAGCTGCCCGAGGCGGCCAGACTCCGGGCCGACCTGCGCCGCGCCCTGGACGGTTCGCTGGACGTGGCGCGCAAGCTCGCGGAGCGGGATGCCGCCGCGCCGCGCCGCCGGGGCATCGCCACACCGCCGCCGGTGGTCACGGTGGCCCAGGGCGCGTCCTCCAGCGCCACCATCCTGGAAGTGCGTGCCCACGACGCCCCCGGTCTGCTCCACCGGATCGGCCGCGCACTGGACGCGGCGGGTGTCCGGGTCCGTACCGCGCACGTCAGCACGCTCGGCGCGGACGCGGTCGACGCCTTCTACGTCACCGACGCGGCCGGGCGGCCGCTCGGTGCCGAGCACGCCCGGGACGTGGCGACGGCGGTGCAGACGGCACTTGGGTGA
- the ffh gene encoding signal recognition particle protein produces the protein MFDTLSDRLAATFKNLRGKGRLSEADIDATTREIRIALLEADVALPVVRAFIKQVKDRALTAEVSGALNPAQQIIKIVNEELINILGGETRRVRFAKTGPTVIMLAGLQGAGKTTLAGKLGHWLKAQKHTPLLVACDLQRPNAVNQLEVVAERAGVAIYAPERGNGSGDPVKVARDSIEYAKQKQYDIVIVDTAGRLGIDAEMMQQAADIRAEINPDEVLFVVDAMVGQDAVTTAQAFLDGVDFTGVVLSKLDGDARGGAALSVAHVTGRQIMFASNGEKVDDFDAFHPDRMASRILGMGDMLSLIEKAEQTFSQAEAEKMAAKLQGGGKDFTLDDFLAQLEQVRKMGSISKLLGMLPGMGQIREQINSIDDRDVDRVGAIIKSMTPAERTDPKIINGSRRLRIAKGSGVGVGEVNNLVERFFEARKMMSAMASGKGIPGMPGIPGMGGGGKKSAKKAPAAKGKRKSGNPLKRAQEEQAAAARKALGPAAAQPPAQGGAFGIGAGKGPADFELPKEFKDLL, from the coding sequence GTGTTCGACACTCTTTCCGATCGCCTCGCAGCGACGTTCAAGAACCTCCGGGGCAAGGGCCGCCTCAGTGAGGCGGACATCGACGCCACCACTCGCGAGATCCGGATCGCCCTGCTCGAAGCGGATGTCGCGCTGCCGGTGGTGCGGGCCTTCATCAAGCAGGTCAAGGACCGGGCGCTGACCGCCGAGGTCTCCGGCGCGCTGAACCCGGCGCAGCAGATCATCAAGATCGTCAACGAGGAGCTCATCAACATCCTCGGTGGCGAGACCCGCCGGGTGCGGTTTGCCAAGACCGGCCCGACGGTGATCATGCTCGCGGGTCTCCAGGGTGCCGGTAAGACCACCCTCGCGGGCAAGCTCGGCCACTGGCTGAAGGCGCAGAAGCACACCCCGCTGCTGGTCGCGTGCGACCTCCAGCGCCCCAACGCCGTCAACCAGCTCGAGGTGGTCGCCGAGCGGGCGGGCGTCGCGATCTACGCCCCCGAGCGGGGCAACGGCTCCGGCGACCCGGTCAAGGTCGCGCGCGACTCGATCGAGTACGCCAAGCAGAAGCAGTACGACATCGTCATCGTCGACACCGCCGGCCGCCTCGGCATCGACGCCGAGATGATGCAGCAGGCCGCCGACATCCGGGCCGAGATCAACCCGGACGAGGTCCTCTTCGTCGTCGACGCCATGGTCGGCCAGGACGCGGTCACCACCGCGCAGGCCTTCCTCGACGGTGTCGACTTCACCGGCGTGGTGCTGTCCAAGCTGGACGGCGACGCCCGCGGTGGTGCGGCGCTGTCGGTCGCGCACGTCACCGGCCGCCAGATCATGTTCGCCTCGAACGGCGAGAAGGTCGACGACTTCGACGCCTTCCACCCCGACCGGATGGCCTCGCGCATCCTCGGCATGGGCGACATGCTCAGCCTGATCGAGAAGGCCGAGCAGACCTTCTCGCAGGCCGAGGCCGAGAAGATGGCCGCCAAGCTCCAGGGCGGCGGCAAGGACTTCACGCTCGACGACTTCCTGGCGCAGCTGGAGCAGGTCCGCAAGATGGGCTCGATCTCCAAGCTGCTGGGGATGCTGCCCGGCATGGGCCAGATCCGCGAGCAGATCAACAGCATCGACGACAGGGACGTCGACCGTGTCGGCGCCATCATCAAGTCGATGACCCCGGCCGAGCGGACCGACCCGAAGATCATCAACGGCTCGCGCCGCCTGCGTATCGCCAAGGGTTCCGGCGTGGGCGTCGGCGAGGTCAACAACCTGGTCGAGCGGTTCTTCGAGGCCCGCAAGATGATGTCCGCGATGGCCTCCGGCAAGGGCATTCCCGGCATGCCGGGGATCCCGGGCATGGGCGGTGGCGGCAAGAAGTCCGCCAAGAAGGCCCCGGCCGCCAAGGGCAAGCGGAAGAGCGGCAACCCGCTGAAGCGGGCTCAGGAGGAGCAGGCGGCGGCGGCCCGCAAGGCGCTCGGCCCGGCCGCGGCGCAGCCGCCGGCCCAGGGCGGCGCCTTCGGCATCGGCGCGGGCAAGGGCCCGGCCGACTTCGAGCTCCCCAAGGAGTTCAAGGACCTGCTCTGA
- a CDS encoding GNAT family N-acetyltransferase, translating into MRVTIRAPRPSDAVPYAEAVRRSAEHIGRWNPVEPDGLQDLLDRQGPGLRTFLIVDAATGGLVGKCNVANIVMGRFCNGALGYDSYLPFAGTGRMTEGMRLVVERCFAPQEKGGLGLHRLEINVQPDNERSIALARRLGFRHEGFTPRMLFLDGAWRDHERFALTAEEWPPTGR; encoded by the coding sequence ATGCGAGTGACGATCAGGGCACCGAGGCCCTCAGACGCGGTCCCGTACGCCGAGGCGGTGCGGCGGTCCGCCGAGCACATCGGCCGGTGGAACCCCGTCGAGCCGGACGGTCTGCAGGACCTGCTGGACCGTCAGGGGCCGGGGCTGCGCACCTTCCTGATCGTTGACGCGGCGACCGGCGGCCTGGTCGGCAAGTGCAATGTGGCCAACATCGTGATGGGCCGGTTCTGCAACGGTGCGCTCGGCTACGACTCGTACCTGCCCTTCGCCGGGACCGGGCGGATGACGGAGGGCATGCGGCTGGTGGTGGAGCGCTGCTTCGCGCCGCAGGAGAAGGGCGGTCTGGGCCTGCACCGGCTTGAGATCAACGTGCAGCCGGACAACGAGCGCTCGATCGCCCTGGCCAGGCGCCTCGGCTTCCGGCACGAGGGGTTCACCCCGCGGATGCTCTTCCTGGACGGGGCCTGGCGGGACCACGAGCGCTTCGCCCTCACCGCCGAGGAGTGGCCGCCAACCGGGAGGTAG
- a CDS encoding class I SAM-dependent methyltransferase, with product MASAQVTGTTAQRPRAHGGAGARGRARDWAEIQERMLVPLYEAVYERLEVGPATSLLGLGCRSGLALLLAAERGAEVAGLEPETELRELAQGRRLRVGGDGHRERSAAAVPRTAHSLVTVFEQLQCTADPARLVADAARMTLQGGHVVLATWGPPERCDSASVLDVARRRAARTPRYDPFALSAPGALEALLTGAGLRPAGSGRVNCPFAYADLESAVRGMLSTGLYEAAIEDSGPALVAKELEEALHPYVRPDASVRMVNLFRYVVAEQPR from the coding sequence ATGGCTTCAGCGCAGGTGACCGGCACGACCGCGCAGCGACCACGCGCCCACGGCGGCGCGGGTGCGCGCGGCCGGGCGCGCGACTGGGCGGAGATCCAGGAACGGATGCTCGTACCGCTCTACGAGGCCGTGTACGAGCGCCTGGAGGTCGGCCCGGCGACGAGTCTGCTCGGCCTCGGCTGCCGGTCGGGGCTGGCCCTGCTGCTCGCCGCGGAGCGCGGCGCGGAGGTGGCCGGACTCGAGCCGGAGACCGAGCTCCGGGAGCTGGCGCAGGGGCGGCGGCTGCGCGTCGGAGGTGACGGCCACCGGGAGCGGTCGGCCGCCGCCGTCCCTCGCACGGCCCATTCGCTGGTCACGGTTTTCGAGCAGCTGCAGTGCACCGCCGATCCGGCCCGGCTGGTCGCGGACGCGGCCCGGATGACCCTGCAGGGCGGGCACGTGGTGCTGGCCACCTGGGGCCCGCCGGAGCGCTGCGACAGTGCCTCCGTACTGGATGTGGCGCGCCGCCGCGCGGCCCGGACGCCCAGGTACGACCCCTTCGCACTGAGCGCGCCGGGTGCGCTGGAGGCGCTGCTGACCGGCGCCGGCCTGCGACCGGCGGGCAGCGGACGGGTGAACTGCCCGTTCGCCTACGCCGATCTGGAGAGCGCGGTGCGCGGGATGCTCTCCACCGGGCTGTACGAGGCGGCGATCGAGGACTCCGGGCCCGCTCTGGTGGCCAAGGAGTTGGAGGAGGCACTGCACCCGTACGTCCGGCCGGACGCCTCGGTGCGGATGGTCAACCTGTTCCGCTACGTGGTGGCCGAGCAGCCGCGCTGA
- the proS gene encoding proline--tRNA ligase, protein MAKAPVLTPQADDFPRWYQDLINKAELADNGPVRGTMVIRPYGYGLWERMQQEMDARIKRTGAQNAYFPMFIPQSYLTKEAEHVEGFAPELAVVTHGGGKELEEPVVVRPTSETIINEYFSKWVQSHRDLPLLINQWANVVRWELRPRVFLRTTEFLWQEGHTAHATYEDARDYASMIHTDVYGDFMTNILGIDVVLGRKTAKERFAGAINTLTLEAMMGDGKALQMGTSHELGQNFAKAFNTTYQLQGAEREYVWQTSWGVSTRMVGGLIMSHGDDNGLRVPPRLAAVQAVVLAIKGDDAVIAKVREIGAQLEAAGVRVVVDDRTDTPFGRRAVDWELKGVPLRIEVGPRDLENGTAMLARRIPGGKEPVAIDGLAALLPGILEEDQALLLRQSRERREARTVDVKNIDEAVEAAATGWGRISWADLGAEGEAKLAEQGVSVRCIVAADGSVPLTDDQEGNIAIVARAY, encoded by the coding sequence ATGGCTAAGGCACCCGTGCTCACTCCCCAGGCGGACGACTTCCCGCGCTGGTACCAGGACCTCATCAACAAGGCCGAGCTGGCCGACAACGGTCCGGTGCGCGGCACCATGGTCATCCGACCGTACGGCTACGGCCTGTGGGAGCGGATGCAGCAGGAGATGGACGCCCGGATCAAGCGGACCGGCGCCCAGAACGCGTACTTCCCGATGTTCATCCCGCAGTCGTACCTGACCAAGGAAGCCGAGCACGTGGAGGGCTTCGCCCCCGAGCTCGCGGTGGTCACGCACGGCGGCGGCAAGGAGCTCGAGGAGCCGGTCGTGGTCCGGCCGACCTCCGAGACGATCATCAACGAGTACTTCTCCAAGTGGGTGCAGAGCCACCGCGACCTGCCCCTGCTGATCAACCAGTGGGCCAACGTGGTCCGCTGGGAGCTGCGCCCGCGCGTCTTCCTGCGCACCACCGAGTTCCTCTGGCAGGAGGGCCACACCGCCCACGCCACGTACGAGGACGCTCGTGACTACGCCTCGATGATCCACACGGACGTCTACGGCGACTTCATGACCAACATCCTGGGCATCGACGTGGTGCTCGGCCGCAAGACCGCCAAGGAGCGCTTCGCCGGCGCCATCAACACCCTCACGCTCGAGGCGATGATGGGCGACGGCAAGGCGCTGCAGATGGGCACCAGCCACGAGCTGGGCCAGAACTTCGCCAAGGCGTTCAACACCACCTACCAGCTGCAGGGCGCCGAGCGCGAGTACGTCTGGCAGACCTCCTGGGGTGTCTCGACCCGTATGGTCGGCGGCCTGATCATGTCGCACGGTGACGACAACGGTCTGCGGGTCCCGCCGCGGCTGGCCGCCGTGCAGGCCGTGGTTCTCGCCATCAAGGGTGATGACGCGGTGATCGCCAAGGTCCGCGAGATCGGCGCGCAGCTGGAGGCCGCCGGTGTCAGGGTCGTGGTGGACGACCGCACCGACACCCCGTTCGGCCGCCGCGCGGTCGACTGGGAGCTCAAGGGCGTACCGCTGCGCATCGAGGTCGGTCCGCGCGACCTGGAGAACGGCACCGCGATGCTGGCCCGCCGGATCCCCGGTGGCAAGGAGCCGGTGGCGATCGACGGACTGGCCGCGCTGCTGCCCGGGATCCTGGAGGAGGACCAGGCACTGCTGCTCCGCCAGTCCCGCGAGCGCCGCGAGGCCCGCACGGTCGACGTCAAGAACATCGACGAGGCAGTCGAGGCCGCCGCGACCGGATGGGGCCGGATCTCCTGGGCCGACCTCGGCGCGGAGGGCGAGGCCAAGCTGGCCGAGCAGGGCGTGTCGGTCCGCTGCATCGTCGCGGCGGACGGTTCGGTGCCGCTGACGGATGATCAGGAAGGCAATATCGCAATCGTCGCCCGGGCGTACTGA
- the rpsP gene encoding 30S ribosomal protein S16, producing MAVKIKLKRLGKIRSPHYRIVVADSRTKRDGRAIEEIGIYQPTYNPSKIEVDTDRAQYWLSVGAQPTEPVLAILKLTGDWQKFKGLPAPEPLKVAEPKVTDFSHLFAKAVAGFEDSTTGVAITPKAKKSDKAEADAEAASTEA from the coding sequence GTGGCAGTCAAGATCAAGCTCAAGCGTCTCGGCAAGATTCGCTCCCCGCACTACCGCATCGTCGTTGCCGACTCGCGCACCAAGCGTGACGGTCGCGCCATCGAGGAGATCGGCATCTACCAGCCGACCTACAACCCCTCGAAGATCGAGGTCGACACCGACCGCGCCCAGTACTGGCTGTCCGTCGGCGCCCAGCCGACCGAGCCGGTCCTCGCCATCCTCAAGCTGACCGGTGACTGGCAGAAGTTCAAGGGCCTGCCGGCTCCGGAGCCGCTGAAGGTCGCCGAGCCGAAGGTCACCGACTTCAGCCACCTCTTCGCCAAGGCCGTCGCCGGCTTCGAGGACAGCACCACCGGTGTTGCCATCACCCCGAAGGCCAAGAAGTCGGACAAGGCCGAGGCTGACGCCGAGGCCGCTTCCACCGAGGCCTGA
- a CDS encoding RNA-binding protein: protein MIEEALDHLVKGIVEHPDEVQVRSRNLRRGNTIEVRVHPDDLGKVIGRGGRTARALRTVVGALGGRNVRVDLVDVDSIR from the coding sequence ATGATCGAGGAAGCCCTCGACCACCTGGTGAAGGGCATCGTCGAGCACCCCGACGAGGTGCAGGTGCGCTCGCGCAACCTGCGACGGGGTAACACCATCGAGGTGCGGGTGCACCCCGATGACCTCGGCAAGGTGATCGGCCGGGGCGGCCGGACCGCGCGCGCTCTGCGCACCGTGGTCGGCGCGCTCGGCGGTCGCAACGTCCGGGTCGACCTGGTCGATGTGGACAGCATTCGCTGA
- the rimM gene encoding ribosome maturation factor RimM (Essential for efficient processing of 16S rRNA), producing the protein MQLVVGKIGRAHGIKGDVSVEVRTDEPELRLGPGAVLFTDPASAGPLTVESGKVHSGRLLLRFAGVKDRNGAEALRGTILIAEVDPEERPDDPDEYYDHQLIGLDVVLLDGTPVGELAEVVHLPYQDLLNVRRADGTEVLVPFVERIVPTIDLENQRAVIDPPPGLIDPEQAVVVRSDDDESSADESSDDESSDGATSDGATSGGEASGGAATGERASDGEADA; encoded by the coding sequence GTGCAGCTCGTCGTCGGCAAAATCGGCCGCGCCCACGGCATCAAGGGGGACGTCAGCGTCGAGGTCCGCACCGACGAGCCGGAGCTCCGGCTCGGCCCGGGGGCGGTGCTGTTCACCGACCCGGCCTCGGCCGGACCGTTGACCGTCGAGTCGGGCAAGGTGCACAGCGGCCGACTGCTGCTGCGCTTCGCCGGGGTCAAGGACCGTAACGGGGCCGAGGCCCTGCGCGGGACGATCCTGATCGCCGAGGTCGACCCGGAGGAGCGGCCGGACGATCCGGACGAGTACTACGACCACCAGCTGATCGGCCTGGACGTGGTGCTGCTCGACGGCACTCCGGTCGGCGAGCTGGCCGAGGTCGTCCACCTGCCGTACCAGGACCTGCTGAACGTCAGGCGGGCCGACGGTACTGAGGTGCTGGTGCCCTTCGTCGAGCGGATCGTGCCGACCATCGACCTGGAGAACCAGCGCGCCGTCATCGACCCGCCGCCCGGGCTGATCGACCCCGAGCAGGCTGTGGTGGTGCGCAGCGACGACGACGAGTCCTCGGCCGACGAGTCCTCGGACGACGAGTCTTCGGACGGTGCGACTTCGGACGGTGCGACTTCGGGTGGCGAGGCTTCCGGCGGTGCGGCTACGGGCGAGCGGGCTTCGGACGGCGAGGCCGACGCGTGA
- the trmD gene encoding tRNA (guanosine(37)-N1)-methyltransferase TrmD — MRIDVVTIFPEYLEPLNVSLVGKARARGQLDVHLHDLRSWTTDVHRTVDDTPYGGGPGMVMKPEPWGAALDAVLAQGPEGSVPTLVVPTPSGRPFTQELAQELAEQPWLAFAPARYEGIDRRVIEEAATRMPVVEASIGDYVLAGGEVAVLVMVEAIARLLPGVLGNAESHRDDSFAPGAMADLLEGPVYTKPAEWRGREVPEVLLSGHHGKIARWRREQAFARTLANRPDLVERWQIGAFDKKDREALSILGLMWDEELGRFRRPADAVEE, encoded by the coding sequence ATGCGGATCGACGTCGTCACGATCTTCCCCGAGTACCTGGAGCCGCTGAACGTCTCCCTGGTGGGCAAGGCCCGGGCTCGCGGCCAGCTCGACGTCCACCTGCACGACCTGCGCAGCTGGACGACCGATGTGCACCGTACGGTCGACGACACCCCGTACGGTGGCGGCCCCGGCATGGTGATGAAGCCGGAGCCGTGGGGGGCCGCGCTGGACGCCGTGCTCGCCCAGGGGCCGGAGGGCTCGGTGCCGACGCTGGTCGTCCCCACCCCGAGCGGCCGCCCTTTCACCCAGGAACTCGCGCAGGAACTGGCCGAGCAGCCCTGGCTGGCCTTCGCCCCCGCGCGGTACGAGGGCATCGACCGGCGGGTGATCGAGGAGGCGGCAACCCGGATGCCCGTGGTCGAGGCTTCCATCGGCGACTACGTCCTGGCCGGCGGTGAGGTCGCCGTGCTGGTGATGGTCGAGGCGATCGCGCGACTGCTCCCGGGCGTGCTCGGCAACGCCGAGTCCCACCGAGACGACTCCTTCGCCCCCGGGGCCATGGCCGATCTGCTGGAGGGCCCCGTCTACACCAAGCCGGCCGAGTGGCGTGGGCGGGAGGTGCCGGAGGTGCTGCTCAGCGGCCATCACGGCAAGATCGCCCGCTGGCGGCGCGAGCAGGCCTTCGCCCGCACTCTGGCGAACCGCCCCGATCTGGTCGAACGCTGGCAGATCGGAGCCTTCGACAAGAAGGACCGAGAGGCCCTCAGCATCCTCGGCCTGATGTGGGACGAGGAGCTCGGCCGATTTCGGCGTCCGGCCGATGCTGTGGAAGAATAG
- the rplS gene encoding 50S ribosomal protein L19: MSNKLAAVDAASLRTDVPAFRAGDTLKVHVRVIEGNRSRVQVFQGVVIRRHGAGIGETFTVRKVSFNVGVERTFPVHTPVVEKIEVVTRGAVRRAKLYYLRDLRGKAAKIKEKRDR, translated from the coding sequence ATGAGCAACAAGCTCGCTGCTGTCGACGCGGCTTCGCTGCGCACCGACGTTCCGGCCTTCCGCGCCGGTGACACCCTGAAGGTTCACGTCCGGGTCATCGAGGGCAACCGCTCCCGTGTCCAGGTCTTCCAGGGCGTCGTCATCCGTCGCCACGGCGCCGGCATCGGTGAGACCTTCACCGTCCGCAAGGTCAGCTTCAACGTCGGCGTGGAGCGCACCTTCCCGGTGCACACCCCGGTCGTCGAGAAGATCGAGGTCGTCACCCGCGGTGCGGTCCGCCGCGCCAAGCTGTACTACCTGCGTGACCTTCGTGGCAAGGCCGCGAAGATCAAGGAGAAGCGCGACCGCTGA